The nucleotide window TGCTGCTGGGCGCACTGGGGACTGCGCTGGCGCTCCCTGCCCTGGGCAGGCTGTACGGCAGGGGTGCATACCGGTTGCCGTCGCCGCTGGAAGCAGGCTTCGCGGTGCGCCTGTGCCTGACGTTCGGATTTTTCGGGGCCGAAGCCCTGCTGCCCCTCAGCCTGCAACGCCTGCGCGGGCTGGGGCTGCTGGAATCGGGGCTGGCACTGACGGCGGCGGCACTGGTGTGGTCGCTGTGTTCGTTCCTGCACTCGCGCCTCGACGAGCGCACGGCGGGCCGTTACCGCTCGCAGGTGGTGCGGGCAGGCTCGCTGGTGATCGCCCTGAGCCTGCTGCTGAGCGGCTGGCTGCTGCATTCCACGCTGCCAGTCTGGACAGTGGGGCTGGCGTGGGCACTGGGCGGTGCGGGCATGGGGTTCGCGTTTCAGGCACATACGCTGGTGGTACTCAAACAGGCCCCGGAAGGCCAGGAAGGGCAGGTCAGCGGCAACCTGCAACTGGCAGACATGCTGGGCAGTGCCCTGGGCGCGGGGCTGGGCGGCGCACTGGTGGGCCTGCTGGGCGTCAGCAGTGGCAGCGGCTGGTATCTGAGTGCGGGAACCCTGGCGGTCATGGGAGCGGTGCTGGTGGCGGGAAAACTGCGCCGCACGCCCTGAAGACCCGGCAACCTGCCTGTTACGGCTGACATCCAGCATTCAAGCCAGACCTATGCTCGCCTGTATGCTTGTCCTGATTCTCTGCACCCACAACAGCGCCCGCTCGCAGATGGGCGAAGGCTGGCTGCGCTACCACGCGTCGGCGCTGGGTCTGAAGCTCGATATCGTGAGTGCCGGAACCGCTGCCACCCGCGTGCAGCCGGAAGCCGTCCAGGTGATGGCCGAACTGGGAATAGACCTGACCCTTCAGACCTCCAAGGCGCTCAGCGACCTGCCGCGCCCGCTGGAATTCGATGTTGTGATCACGGTGTCGGCCACTGCCGCCGAACACGCCCCGGAGTTTCCGCCCCACACGGTACGGCGACACTACCCCTTCGAAGACCCCAGCGGCGGCACCCTCGACCGCTGGCGCGAACTGCGTCGGCAGATCAATGTGCAGATGCAGCAGGTGGCGCAGGCGCTGGCAACCGGACAGGCCCTGCCGCCAAGCCGGGCGCACGCCGAGCCGCTGGGCATGGTGAAGGCCGGGTAACGGCTACCGTCCGGTTGCCAGCTGTTCCAGAAACGCCACCCCGAACGCCACGCCGCTCTCGAAATCGCGCACGCGGATGTTCTCGTTGGGGGCATGCACGCGCCCGCCCACATTGCCGATGCCCATTGCCACGCAGGCCACGCCCAGATGCTGCATGAACGGGTACATCGGGCCGCTGCCGCCGCTCGACGGATGCACCACCGGCTCGGAACCGTAGCTGCTGCGGGCCGCCTGAAGCGCCGCCTGCACGAAGGGGTGCCCCACGTCGGTGCGGGCGGCGTGTTCGTGGCTCTCCAGTTCGATGATCTCGACATCGTGCAGGCTCCGGGCGTCCAGATGCGCCCGCAGCAACGCCACGATGCGCTCCGGCTCCTGCCCCGGCACGAGTCGGAAATCCAGCTTCACGAAGCCGCTGGCAGGCAACACCGTCTTGCTTCCGGCATCGCCGTACCCACCGTGAAAGCCGTTGACGTTCAGTGCAGGCTCGAAGTTCATACGGCGGTTGTACTCGCCAGCGTCGGCATTTTCCAGAAAACCGCGTACACCGTAGCTCTGCTGCACCACGCCGCGCACGTCGGGCAGGGCTGCCGCCGCCTGGCTGTCGGCGGGGCTGGGCGGATGAATGCCGTCGTAGAAACCGGGAATCGTCACACGCCCGCTGTCGTCTCGCAGCGACGCGACGGCTTTGCTCAGGCGGTACAGCGGATTGTCGATGGCCGCCCCCAGGCTGCTATGCAGGTCGGAATCGGCGGTGCGGCAGCGCAGCTCCAGACACACGATGCCCTTCAGACCCAGCGACACCACCGGGCGGCCATCCTCGCTGACGCCGCCGAATTCCCACCAGCAGCCATCGGCCTTCAGCTCTTCGGCGTGCTGCTCGACAAAGGCCGCCAGACTGGGGCTGCCCACCTCTTCCTCGCCCTCGATCAGCCAGCGCACCCGCAGCGAGCCGCCGTGTCTGGCCCGCAGCGCCCGAACCGCCGCCAACCGTGAAATAAACTCACCCTTGTCGTCCGACGCGCCGCGCCCGTACAGCCGCCCGTCGCGCTCGGTCAGGGTGAAAGGCGGGCTGTTCCACAGGTCGAGCGGGGCTTCCGGCTGCACGTCGTAATGGTTATAGATCAGCAGGGTCGAACTTCCCTCCCCTGCCTCTGCCACCAGCAGCGGGGCCACCTGTCCGGGATACTGGCGAACCGTGAAGCCCTCCGCTTCCAGCAGGCGCGTCACGGCGGCAGCGGTTTCCGGCAGCATGCGGCCCTGTGCGCTCACCGATTCCAGCGCCACCAGTGCGGCCAGATCACGTTTTCCCTGCAAGGTGAACGGCGTCAGATCAAAGGATTCAGTCACGCGGTCAGGGTAACGTCTGGGCCGGGCAAGGGGTATGAGCTATAGGCTCTGAGCTATGGGCTACAGCCAGGGCCTCTTGAAGCCGTTGACCTTCCAGCCCCTCTTCAGGGGGGCCGCCGCGTCAGCGGCTGGGGGGTGCTCTGTGGCCCATAGCCCATAGCTCAAGGCCCATAGCCCCTTCACGACTCCGAAACGTCGTTATCTGCTCTGCCTTCAGCGTCTGCCCCCAGCAGCTTCTCGACTTCCTCGGCGCTCAGGTGTTCGTGGCTGGTCGGCTGAAGTGGCGGAGCGGGGCGGCTTCCCACATCGGCGGGCGCGTCGCCCTGCTCGGCAGCGCTGGGTTCGCTCAGATTGCCGGGTTCGGTCAGGCCGCCCGTCAGCCCGCTGATCAGGCTCACTTCAGAGGCGTCGGGGG belongs to Deinococcus ruber and includes:
- a CDS encoding M20/M25/M40 family metallo-hydrolase, producing the protein MTESFDLTPFTLQGKRDLAALVALESVSAQGRMLPETAAAVTRLLEAEGFTVRQYPGQVAPLLVAEAGEGSSTLLIYNHYDVQPEAPLDLWNSPPFTLTERDGRLYGRGASDDKGEFISRLAAVRALRARHGGSLRVRWLIEGEEEVGSPSLAAFVEQHAEELKADGCWWEFGGVSEDGRPVVSLGLKGIVCLELRCRTADSDLHSSLGAAIDNPLYRLSKAVASLRDDSGRVTIPGFYDGIHPPSPADSQAAAALPDVRGVVQQSYGVRGFLENADAGEYNRRMNFEPALNVNGFHGGYGDAGSKTVLPASGFVKLDFRLVPGQEPERIVALLRAHLDARSLHDVEIIELESHEHAARTDVGHPFVQAALQAARSSYGSEPVVHPSSGGSGPMYPFMQHLGVACVAMGIGNVGGRVHAPNENIRVRDFESGVAFGVAFLEQLATGR
- a CDS encoding arsenate reductase ArsC; the protein is MLVLILCTHNSARSQMGEGWLRYHASALGLKLDIVSAGTAATRVQPEAVQVMAELGIDLTLQTSKALSDLPRPLEFDVVITVSATAAEHAPEFPPHTVRRHYPFEDPSGGTLDRWRELRRQINVQMQQVAQALATGQALPPSRAHAEPLGMVKAG